One Williamsia phyllosphaerae DNA segment encodes these proteins:
- a CDS encoding adenylate/guanylate cyclase domain-containing protein has product MSVVQRQSRYQRVVHLLRWLAHTPWPILALDLLRANVIGALFTFAFLRFGMPYEYTVKLDEISTANQAVFIAYLGLAMAVGAFISIWLTLPVLVWHRRRSRLDNEMARNRALRLPVLLTGVNLVLWAVGGVVFALLNLSASGTTALIVYVASVIGGFVSCALGYMQSEKVLRPITVSAMANDPTTAVAPSVTVRITLFWCISVVVPLIAMVALVLGQQNGIVNTDAEGLQRPLLWLAVAALAFGLIGLVRLVSAVADPITQLRRAQHQVRNGNYNTSVRIYDGSDLGLLQAGFNEMVGDLREREQLRNLFGRYVGEDVARRAIETGTELGGEERYVGVLFVDIVGSTRLAVNRPPREVVDLLNEFFRVVVETVGRHGGFVNKFQGDAALAIFGAPLDLDDFAGHTLAAARELRIELDVALGETDIGIGVSAGKAIAGHIGTQERLEYTVIGDPVNEAARLTEMAKDEPTRVLGSARAVYLASDEEAECWDIGEGVELRGRGIETRLARPKFALVVEEDDLVSDPSDSVPKGPVGASHTGGGEPADADDDEERSAV; this is encoded by the coding sequence ATGAGCGTGGTCCAGCGGCAGTCGAGATACCAGCGGGTCGTGCACCTGCTGCGATGGCTCGCGCACACGCCGTGGCCCATCCTCGCCCTCGACCTGCTCCGGGCGAACGTCATCGGCGCCCTGTTCACCTTCGCGTTCCTGCGCTTCGGGATGCCGTACGAGTACACGGTCAAGCTCGACGAGATCAGCACGGCGAACCAGGCGGTGTTCATCGCCTACCTGGGTCTCGCGATGGCCGTGGGCGCCTTCATCAGCATCTGGCTCACGCTGCCCGTCCTCGTGTGGCACCGGCGACGCAGCCGTCTCGACAACGAGATGGCGCGGAACCGCGCGCTGCGACTACCCGTCCTGCTGACCGGGGTGAACCTCGTCCTGTGGGCCGTCGGCGGGGTGGTGTTCGCCCTGCTCAACCTGTCGGCGTCGGGGACCACGGCCCTGATCGTCTACGTCGCCTCGGTCATCGGCGGGTTCGTGTCCTGTGCGCTCGGCTACATGCAGTCCGAGAAGGTCCTGCGTCCGATCACGGTCTCGGCGATGGCGAACGACCCGACGACCGCGGTCGCGCCCAGCGTCACCGTGCGCATCACCCTGTTCTGGTGCATCAGCGTGGTCGTGCCGCTGATCGCGATGGTCGCCCTGGTCCTCGGTCAGCAGAACGGCATCGTCAACACCGACGCCGAGGGTCTGCAGCGACCCCTGCTGTGGCTGGCGGTGGCGGCCCTGGCGTTCGGACTGATCGGTCTGGTGCGGCTGGTCAGCGCCGTCGCCGACCCGATCACCCAGCTGCGCCGCGCCCAGCACCAGGTCCGCAACGGCAACTACAACACCTCGGTCCGCATCTACGACGGCAGCGACCTGGGCCTGCTGCAGGCCGGGTTCAACGAGATGGTCGGCGATCTGCGCGAGCGCGAACAGCTCCGCAACCTGTTCGGCCGGTATGTCGGCGAGGACGTCGCCCGTCGAGCCATCGAGACCGGCACGGAGCTCGGCGGCGAGGAACGTTATGTCGGCGTCCTGTTCGTCGACATCGTCGGGTCGACGCGGCTGGCCGTGAACCGTCCCCCTCGCGAGGTCGTCGATCTGCTCAACGAGTTCTTCCGGGTCGTCGTCGAGACGGTCGGGCGCCACGGCGGCTTCGTCAACAAGTTCCAGGGTGACGCCGCCCTGGCCATCTTCGGCGCGCCACTCGACCTCGACGACTTCGCGGGCCACACCCTGGCCGCGGCCCGCGAACTGCGGATCGAACTCGACGTCGCCCTCGGCGAGACCGACATCGGCATCGGGGTGTCGGCGGGCAAGGCCATCGCCGGGCACATCGGAACCCAGGAACGCCTGGAGTACACGGTGATCGGCGACCCGGTCAACGAGGCCGCACGCCTCACCGAGATGGCCAAGGACGAACCCACCCGCGTGCTCGGGTCTGCCCGTGCGGTCTACCTCGCCTCCGACGAGGAGGCCGAGTGCTGGGACATCGGCGAGGGTGTCGAGTTGCGCGGTCGCGGCATCGAGACCCGACTCGCCCGACCGAAGTTCGCGCTGGTCGTCGAGGAGGACGATCTGGTCAGCGATCCCTCCGACAGCGTCCCGAAGGGTCCGGTCGGTGCCTCGCACACCGGCGGCGGGGAACCCGCCGACGCCGATGACGACGAGGAGCGCTCGGCGGTCTGA
- the topA gene encoding type I DNA topoisomerase, giving the protein MADSDTASPTSGENVRRLVIVESPTKARKIAGYLGSNYVVESSRGHIRDLPRGAADVPAKYKGQAWARLGVNVDENFEPLYVVSPDKKSTVTELKSLLKGVDELYLATDGDREGEAIAWHLLETLRPTVPVKRMVFHEITQSAIQAAAASPRDLDVDLVDAQETRRILDRLYGYEVSPVLWKKVMPKLSAGRVQSVATRIIVERERERMAFVSASYWDIEATLDAGEDVTPRRFKAKLVNVDSDRVASGRDFDATGSMKKTDGIVVLDEARATALATGLQGADLTVASVEEKPYTRKPYAPFMTSTLQQEAGRKLRFTSDRTMRIAQRLYENGYITYMRTDSTTLSESAITAARNQARDLYGADFVHPTPRQYTRKVKNAQEAHEAIRPAGESFRTPGQVASALQSDEFRLYELIWQRTVASQMADARGTTMSLRISGAARSGEVCTFAASGRTITFPGFLSAYVETVDEQAGGQADNDEVRLPTLVEGQRLTAADLDAAGHTTNPPARFTEASLVKILEELGIGRPSTYASIIGTIQDRGYVHKKGSALVPSWVAFAVVGLLEAYFGSLVDYDFTASLEDDLDQIASGQENRTHWLSRFYFGDGADGATPLPDGGSPSDGDAAGQGNDIAAHGGLKKLVGVNLEEIDARSVNSIKLFDDEQGRPVYVRVGRFGPYLERNVAAPDAEPESQRANLPDDMTPDELTLEVAEHLFATPQEGRTLGVDPVSGHEIVAKEGRFGPYVTEILPDPEDDEPKGDSDGEGGGSVPALTVPPGPTPLDGDGAAASSGSGGTAVATKAGATTKTAAKKATKKTAAKKAGPKPRTGSLFKSMEIASITLEDALMLLSLPRVVGADPESGEEITAQNGRYGPYLKKGTDSRSLSAEDQIFGITLEEALKIYSEPKRRGRAAAAPPLRELGKDSVSEQPMVIKDGRFGPYVTDGETNASLRKDDDVASITDERAMELLADRRARGPVKKKAKKAPAKKSPAKKTAAKKTPAKKAAAKKAPAKKTAATKTAAKKAPAKKTTE; this is encoded by the coding sequence GTGGCTGATAGCGACACTGCGTCCCCCACATCGGGCGAGAACGTGCGCCGGCTGGTGATCGTCGAGTCACCGACCAAGGCTCGCAAGATCGCCGGATACCTGGGGTCGAACTATGTCGTGGAGTCCTCGCGCGGCCACATCCGTGACCTCCCGCGCGGCGCTGCCGATGTCCCCGCCAAGTACAAGGGACAGGCCTGGGCCCGACTCGGCGTCAACGTCGACGAGAACTTCGAGCCCCTCTACGTCGTCTCCCCGGACAAGAAGTCGACCGTCACCGAGCTCAAGTCGCTGCTGAAGGGCGTCGACGAGCTCTACCTCGCGACGGACGGTGACCGTGAGGGTGAGGCCATCGCCTGGCATCTCCTCGAGACGCTGCGACCCACCGTGCCCGTCAAGCGCATGGTGTTCCACGAGATCACCCAGTCGGCCATCCAGGCCGCCGCCGCCAGCCCCCGCGATCTCGACGTCGACCTGGTCGACGCGCAGGAGACCCGTCGCATCCTCGACCGCCTGTACGGCTACGAGGTGTCGCCGGTCCTGTGGAAGAAGGTCATGCCGAAGCTGTCGGCGGGCCGCGTGCAGTCGGTGGCCACCCGCATCATCGTCGAGCGCGAACGTGAGCGCATGGCGTTCGTGTCCGCGTCGTACTGGGACATCGAGGCCACCCTCGACGCCGGCGAGGACGTCACGCCGCGCCGTTTCAAGGCCAAGCTCGTCAACGTCGACTCCGACCGGGTCGCCTCGGGTCGCGACTTCGACGCCACCGGCTCGATGAAGAAGACCGACGGCATCGTCGTGCTCGACGAGGCCCGGGCCACGGCTCTGGCCACCGGCCTGCAGGGTGCCGACCTCACCGTCGCCTCGGTCGAGGAGAAGCCGTACACCCGTAAGCCCTACGCACCGTTCATGACGTCGACGCTGCAGCAGGAGGCCGGCCGCAAGCTGCGCTTCACCTCGGACCGGACGATGCGCATCGCGCAGCGGCTGTACGAGAACGGCTACATCACCTACATGCGTACCGACTCCACGACGCTGTCGGAGTCGGCGATCACGGCGGCACGCAATCAGGCACGTGACCTCTACGGCGCCGATTTCGTGCATCCCACCCCGCGGCAGTACACCCGCAAGGTCAAGAACGCCCAGGAGGCACACGAGGCGATCCGCCCGGCCGGCGAGAGCTTCCGCACCCCCGGCCAGGTGGCGTCCGCGCTGCAGTCCGACGAGTTCCGCCTGTACGAGCTGATCTGGCAGCGCACCGTCGCCTCGCAGATGGCCGACGCCCGCGGCACCACGATGAGCCTGCGGATCTCCGGCGCCGCCCGCTCGGGTGAGGTGTGCACGTTCGCCGCCTCCGGGCGCACCATCACGTTCCCGGGCTTCCTGTCGGCCTACGTCGAGACCGTCGACGAGCAGGCCGGCGGCCAGGCCGACAACGACGAGGTCCGGCTGCCCACCCTGGTGGAGGGTCAGCGTCTGACCGCCGCCGATCTCGACGCGGCCGGTCACACCACCAACCCGCCGGCCCGATTCACCGAGGCCTCGCTGGTGAAGATCCTGGAGGAGTTGGGGATCGGTCGCCCGTCGACGTACGCGTCGATCATCGGCACCATCCAGGACCGCGGCTACGTCCACAAGAAAGGCAGCGCGCTCGTCCCCTCATGGGTTGCGTTCGCCGTGGTCGGACTGCTCGAGGCCTACTTCGGCAGCCTCGTCGACTACGACTTCACGGCATCGCTCGAGGACGACCTCGACCAGATCGCCTCGGGGCAGGAGAACCGCACCCACTGGCTGTCGCGCTTCTACTTCGGTGACGGCGCCGACGGCGCGACCCCGCTCCCGGACGGTGGCAGCCCCAGTGACGGCGACGCCGCCGGGCAGGGCAACGACATCGCCGCGCACGGCGGGCTCAAGAAGCTCGTCGGCGTGAACCTCGAGGAGATCGACGCCCGGTCGGTCAACTCGATCAAGCTGTTCGACGACGAGCAGGGCCGCCCGGTCTACGTGCGCGTCGGCCGATTCGGCCCGTACCTCGAGCGCAACGTCGCCGCACCCGACGCGGAGCCGGAGTCGCAGCGCGCGAACCTGCCCGACGACATGACCCCGGACGAGCTCACCCTCGAGGTCGCCGAGCACCTGTTCGCCACACCGCAGGAGGGCCGCACCCTCGGTGTCGACCCGGTCTCCGGACACGAGATCGTGGCCAAGGAGGGTCGCTTCGGGCCCTACGTCACCGAGATCCTCCCGGACCCCGAGGACGACGAGCCCAAGGGCGACTCCGACGGCGAGGGCGGGGGATCGGTTCCGGCACTGACGGTTCCGCCCGGTCCGACACCTCTCGACGGTGACGGCGCGGCCGCGTCGTCGGGCAGCGGTGGGACCGCGGTGGCCACGAAGGCCGGCGCGACCACGAAGACCGCGGCCAAGAAGGCGACGAAGAAGACCGCCGCCAAGAAGGCCGGCCCCAAGCCGCGCACCGGTTCGCTGTTCAAGTCGATGGAGATCGCCTCGATCACCCTCGAGGACGCGCTGATGCTGCTGTCGCTGCCGCGCGTCGTCGGTGCCGATCCGGAGAGCGGCGAGGAGATCACCGCCCAGAACGGCCGCTACGGCCCGTATCTGAAGAAGGGCACCGACTCCCGCTCGCTGAGCGCCGAGGACCAGATCTTCGGGATCACGCTCGAGGAGGCGCTCAAGATCTACTCCGAGCCCAAGCGTCGTGGCCGCGCAGCCGCGGCACCGCCACTGCGTGAGCTCGGCAAGGACTCGGTCAGCGAGCAGCCGATGGTCATCAAGGACGGCCGCTTCGGCCCGTACGTCACCGACGGCGAGACGAACGCCAGCCTGCGCAAGGACGACGACGTCGCCTCGATCACCGACGAGCGGGCCATGGAGCTCCTCGCCGATCGTCGCGCGCGCGGCCCGGTGAAGAAGAAGGCGAAGAAGGCCCCGGCCAAGAAGTCGCCCGCCAAGAAGACCGCGGCCAAGAAGACCCCCGCGAAGAAGGCGGCGGCCAAGAAGGCCCCGGCGAAGAAGACCGCAGCCACGAAGACCGCGGCGAAGAAGGCTCCGGCGAAGAAGACGACCGAGTAG
- a CDS encoding cold-shock protein produces MAQGTVKWFNAEKGFGFIAPDDGPDDVFVHYSEIQGSGFRTLEENQRVEFEVGQGTKGPQATGVRAV; encoded by the coding sequence ATGGCACAGGGAACTGTGAAGTGGTTCAACGCGGAAAAGGGCTTCGGCTTCATCGCGCCCGATGATGGACCGGACGACGTGTTTGTCCACTACTCCGAGATCCAGGGATCCGGTTTCCGCACTCTGGAAGAGAACCAGCGGGTGGAGTTCGAGGTGGGACAGGGCACGAAGGGCCCGCAGGCCACCGGCGTCCGCGCCGTCTGA
- a CDS encoding DEAD/DEAH box helicase produces MTPEESYGEQLLARSLAGVEPSLSPVTYQTVIGSQTAQFDEWPDWAPAGVVDAFTEAGVRRPWTHQVAAAQEAHAGRHVVVATGTASGKSLAYQLPILSELTADNHATALYLSPTKALGADQIRSLVSLLAGRREFSHIAPCAYDGDTEPEIRQWAREHSRWIFTNPDMLHLGILSSPARWRHFFRHLRYIVIDECHHYRGVFGSHTALVVQRALRVARAGGANPTVIAASATAGEPGLALERLIGRPCTAITADGSPHGERTVALWEPGFTPGVTGEQGAPVRRAAGTEAARIMADLVIEGARTLCFVRSRVGAEVAARSTRQILAAVDPDLVDRVAAYRAGYLADDRRKLEAALSDGELLGVATTNALELGVDIAGLDAVIVAGYPGTVASFWQQAGRAGRRGAGSLVVMIARDDPLDTYLVHHPEALLSRPVEVSVTDPTNPYVLGPHLLCAAAELPLTEADVEAFDAQALVDDLTTQGLLRRRLAGWYVAAGLDPHGDIDIRGGIGGQVMIVDATTSQLLGTVDTGRAMSTVHAGAVHLHQGRSYVVDELDLDNGLALTHPEDPDWTTSARQSTAMDITATTDERRHGALTVALVDVDVTHQVIGYMRTLLSGEVLDVVELDMPAQTLSTRSVMYTITPEALEAVGVSVSRFPGALHAAEHAAIGLLPLIATCDRWDIGGLSTNLHPDTGLPTVFVYDGYPGGAGFAARGFSAFETWIRATRDAVTDCRCETGCPSCVQSPKCGNGNEPLDKAGAIAVLDLILREVHG; encoded by the coding sequence ATGACGCCCGAAGAGTCCTACGGCGAGCAGCTGTTGGCGCGCTCGCTGGCGGGTGTCGAGCCGTCGTTGTCACCTGTCACATATCAGACCGTGATCGGTTCTCAGACAGCACAGTTCGACGAATGGCCGGACTGGGCGCCTGCGGGTGTCGTCGACGCCTTCACCGAGGCCGGGGTGCGCCGACCGTGGACCCATCAGGTGGCCGCCGCGCAGGAGGCGCACGCCGGTCGGCACGTCGTCGTCGCGACGGGCACGGCGTCGGGCAAGTCCCTCGCCTACCAGTTGCCGATCCTCAGCGAGCTCACCGCCGACAACCACGCCACCGCGCTGTACCTTTCTCCCACAAAGGCATTGGGCGCCGACCAGATCCGGTCGTTGGTGTCGCTGCTGGCCGGGCGTCGCGAGTTCTCCCACATCGCGCCCTGCGCATACGACGGCGACACCGAGCCGGAGATCCGCCAGTGGGCGCGGGAACACTCGCGGTGGATCTTCACCAACCCCGACATGCTGCACCTCGGGATCCTCAGTTCACCGGCCCGGTGGCGACATTTCTTCCGCCATCTGCGCTACATCGTCATCGACGAATGCCACCACTACCGCGGGGTTTTCGGCTCCCACACCGCGCTGGTCGTCCAGCGCGCGCTGCGGGTGGCCCGGGCGGGCGGGGCCAACCCGACCGTCATCGCCGCCAGCGCCACCGCCGGCGAACCCGGCCTGGCACTCGAGCGTCTGATCGGTCGGCCGTGCACCGCCATCACCGCCGACGGGTCCCCGCACGGCGAGCGCACCGTGGCGCTGTGGGAGCCGGGCTTCACCCCCGGGGTCACCGGCGAGCAGGGGGCGCCGGTGCGCCGTGCCGCAGGCACCGAGGCCGCGCGCATCATGGCCGACCTCGTCATCGAGGGCGCACGGACGCTGTGTTTCGTGCGCAGTCGGGTCGGCGCCGAGGTCGCCGCCCGCTCCACCCGGCAGATCCTCGCCGCGGTGGACCCCGACCTCGTCGACCGGGTCGCGGCCTACCGCGCCGGATATCTGGCCGACGATCGCCGAAAGCTCGAGGCGGCCCTGTCCGACGGTGAGTTGCTCGGGGTGGCAACGACCAACGCCCTCGAACTCGGGGTCGACATCGCCGGGCTCGATGCGGTGATCGTCGCCGGATACCCGGGCACCGTCGCGTCGTTCTGGCAACAGGCGGGGCGGGCAGGCCGTCGCGGCGCCGGGTCGTTGGTGGTGATGATCGCGCGTGACGACCCCCTCGACACCTATCTCGTGCACCATCCCGAGGCGTTGCTGTCGCGGCCGGTCGAGGTCAGCGTCACCGACCCCACCAACCCGTACGTCCTCGGGCCGCATCTGCTGTGCGCCGCGGCGGAGCTGCCGTTGACCGAGGCCGACGTCGAGGCGTTCGACGCGCAGGCGCTCGTCGACGACCTGACCACCCAGGGGCTGCTGCGGCGCCGGCTCGCCGGCTGGTACGTCGCGGCGGGCCTGGACCCGCACGGCGACATCGACATCCGCGGTGGCATCGGCGGTCAGGTGATGATCGTCGACGCCACGACGTCGCAACTGCTCGGCACCGTCGACACCGGTCGGGCCATGTCGACCGTGCACGCGGGCGCGGTCCATCTGCACCAGGGGCGCTCCTACGTCGTCGACGAGCTCGACCTCGACAACGGGCTCGCGCTCACGCACCCCGAGGACCCCGACTGGACGACCTCGGCGCGACAGTCGACGGCGATGGACATCACCGCGACGACCGACGAACGGCGTCACGGCGCACTGACGGTCGCGCTGGTCGATGTCGACGTGACCCACCAGGTCATCGGATACATGCGGACGCTGCTGTCCGGCGAGGTGCTCGACGTCGTCGAGTTGGACATGCCCGCACAGACTCTGAGCACCCGGTCGGTGATGTACACGATCACCCCGGAGGCGCTCGAGGCCGTCGGGGTGTCGGTGAGCCGGTTCCCCGGCGCGCTGCACGCGGCCGAACACGCGGCCATCGGTCTGCTGCCGCTGATCGCGACGTGCGACCGCTGGGACATCGGCGGCCTGTCGACCAACCTGCATCCCGACACCGGGTTGCCGACGGTGTTCGTCTACGACGGCTACCCCGGAGGCGCCGGGTTCGCCGCCCGCGGATTCTCCGCGTTCGAGACGTGGATCCGCGCCACACGCGACGCGGTGACCGACTGCCGATGCGAGACGGGCTGCCCGTCGTGCGTGCAGTCACCCAAGTGCGGCAATGGAAACGAACCACTCGACAAGGCAGGTGCCATCGCAGTCCTCGACCTGATCCTGCGTGAGGTCCACGGGTAG
- a CDS encoding DUF5313 family protein produces the protein MSAQSVRPGLVEWLGYVVGRTLPVEYNAWVRNDLTGRHAAARHILRNELVFSPFFVAALFLPGPWILRLSTLALGFILGTFYTVAYMKPQREGRLLAHGLPADLLTAHEAIRHDQQRRSFEHEYRSGGVDLSGSRLQPTPRSPEPRFM, from the coding sequence ATGAGCGCACAATCGGTCCGCCCCGGTCTTGTCGAATGGCTCGGCTATGTCGTCGGCCGCACACTGCCGGTCGAGTACAACGCTTGGGTGAGAAACGATCTCACCGGGCGACATGCGGCCGCGAGACACATTCTTCGCAACGAGCTCGTCTTCTCGCCGTTCTTCGTCGCAGCGCTCTTTCTTCCCGGGCCGTGGATTTTGCGGCTGTCGACCTTGGCGCTCGGATTCATCCTGGGAACCTTCTACACCGTCGCGTACATGAAGCCGCAGCGCGAAGGGCGTCTCCTCGCGCACGGGTTACCCGCAGATCTGTTGACCGCGCACGAGGCAATTCGTCATGACCAGCAGCGCCGCAGCTTCGAGCACGAGTACCGAAGCGGGGGCGTCGATCTGTCTGGTTCACGACTGCAGCCGACCCCAAGGTCGCCCGAGCCTCGTTTCATGTGA
- the eno gene encoding phosphopyruvate hydratase, which yields MQIRRVVAIQVLDSRGNPTIRVSLTDDGGREFVAGVPAGASTGTREAKELRDGDPNRFGGRGVSRAVEHVNDEIAELVTAQAWTRLADLDDALRSLDGTTDKSRLGANAIVGVSMAAARAFAHDRREPLYRYLSSLTRTALRLPVPHFNVLNGGAHAANALDFQEFMIAPIGAPCYAEALRWGAEVYASLRSELRRVGLTSGLGDEGGFAPDIADPRRACELLVAAIGNTGLNAGSEGVALAIDPAANGFFDGSSYSLDGKEMSPSALVEFYRGLIDEFPVWSLEDGCAEGDDEGWQLLTRELGDVVQLVGDDIFVTDPETIRAAADADLANAALIKVNQIGTVSETLDALSVCRERGYAAMISHRSGETPDSFIADLAVGSGCGLIKSGAPARGERVAKYNRLLEIAAQENDVPYGLAVLRVDR from the coding sequence ATGCAGATCAGAAGAGTTGTGGCCATCCAGGTTCTGGATTCACGGGGGAATCCCACCATCCGGGTGAGCTTGACCGATGATGGTGGCCGCGAATTCGTCGCCGGTGTGCCTGCCGGTGCGTCCACGGGCACGCGCGAAGCGAAGGAGCTGCGTGACGGAGATCCGAATCGCTTCGGTGGGAGGGGGGTGTCGCGTGCCGTGGAGCACGTGAACGACGAGATCGCCGAGCTGGTCACAGCACAGGCGTGGACACGCCTCGCCGATCTGGACGACGCGTTGCGGTCGCTGGACGGCACGACGGACAAATCCCGGCTTGGGGCGAATGCGATCGTCGGAGTGTCGATGGCCGCGGCCCGCGCATTCGCCCACGACAGGAGGGAGCCGCTCTACCGCTATCTGTCATCATTGACGAGAACCGCACTGCGACTGCCGGTTCCGCATTTCAATGTGCTCAATGGCGGCGCGCATGCGGCCAACGCACTCGATTTTCAGGAGTTCATGATCGCTCCCATCGGCGCACCGTGTTACGCCGAGGCGTTGCGGTGGGGAGCCGAGGTGTATGCGTCACTGCGGTCCGAACTGCGCCGGGTTGGTCTGACGAGCGGACTGGGTGACGAAGGTGGCTTCGCCCCCGACATCGCCGATCCCCGACGAGCTTGTGAGTTGCTCGTCGCAGCGATCGGAAACACGGGATTGAACGCCGGTTCTGAGGGCGTCGCGCTCGCGATCGATCCCGCTGCGAACGGGTTCTTCGACGGATCCTCGTATTCGCTGGACGGGAAGGAGATGAGTCCGTCGGCACTGGTTGAGTTCTATCGCGGTCTCATCGACGAGTTCCCGGTGTGGTCCTTGGAAGACGGGTGCGCCGAAGGTGACGACGAGGGGTGGCAGCTGCTGACCCGAGAGCTGGGTGACGTGGTCCAGTTGGTGGGCGACGACATCTTCGTGACCGACCCAGAGACGATCCGAGCCGCTGCCGACGCCGATCTCGCGAACGCCGCTCTCATCAAGGTCAACCAGATCGGGACGGTGTCGGAGACCCTCGACGCGTTGTCAGTGTGCCGTGAGCGCGGGTACGCGGCCATGATCAGCCACCGGTCGGGAGAGACCCCGGACTCCTTCATCGCAGATCTGGCCGTTGGAAGCGGTTGCGGCCTAATCAAATCCGGTGCACCAGCGCGCGGCGAGAGAGTCGCAAAGTACAACCGTCTGCTGGAGATCGCAGCGCAGGAGAACGACGTACCCTATGGTCTCGCCGTACTGCGGGTTGATCGGTGA
- a CDS encoding 2,3-bisphosphoglycerate-dependent phosphoglycerate mutase translates to MTEGRLVIVRHGESVTNAARVFTGWLDVELTMRGRSEATRVGQTLAETDCIPDIMHTSTLSRSQESARLICEALPRSLDAHITAHRSLDERHYGAFTGRDKSEVLGAVGPEFFDEARNSLIVPPPPLSGNDLARLRNSRWPSSRLSLTGTLTESLGDVVLRVSRFWQETLSSELGAGATVLVVAHGNSLRALLVVIEHLTQSELAARRLGTGEPLLYRFGHDFSPTVHGGETMKPPPTEQV, encoded by the coding sequence GTGACCGAAGGCCGCTTGGTGATCGTGCGCCACGGTGAGAGCGTCACCAACGCGGCGAGGGTGTTCACCGGGTGGCTCGATGTCGAGCTGACGATGCGGGGCCGTTCTGAGGCCACCCGTGTCGGGCAGACCTTGGCCGAGACCGACTGCATCCCAGACATCATGCACACATCGACCCTCTCGCGATCGCAAGAGTCGGCGCGCCTGATCTGCGAGGCGCTGCCTCGATCACTCGACGCGCACATCACCGCGCATCGGTCGCTGGATGAGCGGCACTATGGGGCGTTCACCGGGCGCGACAAAAGCGAGGTTCTAGGTGCTGTCGGCCCCGAATTCTTCGACGAAGCGCGAAATTCACTCATCGTGCCCCCACCACCGCTGTCCGGCAACGATCTGGCACGCCTGAGGAATTCGAGGTGGCCATCGAGCCGCCTGTCGCTGACCGGGACCCTGACGGAGTCCCTCGGTGACGTTGTTCTCCGGGTCTCCAGATTCTGGCAGGAAACGTTGTCGAGTGAACTGGGGGCGGGCGCAACGGTGCTCGTCGTGGCGCACGGAAATTCACTGAGGGCGCTCCTGGTGGTCATCGAGCATCTGACGCAGTCGGAATTGGCGGCGCGCCGTCTGGGAACGGGTGAGCCGCTGCTCTATCGCTTCGGCCACGACTTCTCGCCCACCGTGCACGGCGGCGAAACCATGAAGCCCCCACCAACAGAGCAGGTCTAG
- a CDS encoding histidine phosphatase family protein: protein MSRIILVRHGRTVLNAEDRLRGLADPELDSIGIDQAKAVAADIARLNPHVVWSSPLERAVRTATIIADAAAIAHHVDARLNDRDYGEWTGELRSEVIRLFGRVDAAPGVEPQSDVFERVWPAVVDAAQTATSGPVVLVSHDAVLRPILESIIGGTIDETIAPGSCHLISEDGNRWSVQAMNWKVDS from the coding sequence ATGAGCCGGATCATTCTCGTCCGGCACGGTCGCACCGTGCTCAATGCCGAGGACCGGCTTCGAGGTCTCGCCGATCCCGAACTCGACAGCATCGGTATCGATCAGGCGAAGGCGGTGGCAGCCGACATCGCTCGCCTGAACCCTCACGTGGTGTGGTCGAGTCCGCTGGAGCGAGCGGTGCGCACAGCGACGATCATCGCCGACGCCGCCGCCATCGCCCATCACGTCGACGCTCGGCTCAACGATCGTGATTACGGCGAATGGACCGGTGAGCTGCGCAGTGAGGTGATCAGACTGTTCGGACGCGTTGATGCCGCCCCTGGAGTCGAGCCGCAATCCGATGTGTTCGAGCGCGTCTGGCCCGCCGTCGTCGACGCAGCGCAGACCGCGACCAGCGGACCGGTGGTCCTCGTCAGTCATGACGCGGTGTTACGACCCATCCTCGAGTCGATCATCGGAGGCACGATCGACGAGACCATCGCCCCCGGGTCATGCCACCTCATCTCCGAGGACGGCAATCGGTGGTCGGTGCAAGCGATGAATTGGAAGGTCGATTCCTAG
- a CDS encoding universal stress protein, with protein sequence MDNDPELDIERHRTMSSTTDARAATTSLVVGWDHESASGSALTFAVDLARRLAAHLHVVHIVDIDDLPVDPDSADWEDEIRRTLDSQAHDAVAALRDVDAGWTYHCAHGDPARLLLSVAHDNDSLMVVVGSPHSGLRSFLESLGEPSVAHGLIGRHDMPILVVPRDTDEAHR encoded by the coding sequence ATGGACAACGATCCCGAACTCGACATCGAACGTCATCGCACCATGTCGAGCACAACGGACGCTCGCGCCGCAACCACCTCACTCGTCGTCGGGTGGGATCACGAATCGGCGAGCGGGTCAGCGCTCACCTTCGCGGTCGATCTCGCGCGGCGCCTCGCCGCCCACCTACACGTCGTTCACATCGTCGACATCGACGACCTGCCAGTCGACCCGGATTCGGCGGACTGGGAGGACGAGATCCGACGCACCCTCGATTCTCAAGCCCACGATGCGGTAGCGGCACTCCGCGACGTCGACGCCGGCTGGACGTATCACTGCGCGCACGGAGACCCCGCGCGTCTTCTCCTCTCCGTCGCCCACGACAACGACTCCCTGATGGTTGTCGTCGGATCACCGCACAGCGGTCTACGGTCCTTCCTCGAATCTCTCGGCGAACCGTCGGTGGCACACGGATTGATCGGACGACACGACATGCCGATACTCGTCGTACCGCGCGACACCGACGAGGCCCACCGATGA